In one window of Festucalex cinctus isolate MCC-2025b chromosome 14, RoL_Fcin_1.0, whole genome shotgun sequence DNA:
- the LOC144000804 gene encoding E3 SUMO-protein ligase ZBED1-like isoform X2: MDSPSLFVFSGPLLRYFFAFCIRFDRRRRASFFAMEFKEPARKRRFSPVWEHFEQISPQKVKCLVCSKVLSYNNNNTSTMLRHFRVLHGNEETNQAEPSSADKVDLAELLLDMVIEDSQPFTLVDGSGFKKLMKALAPSYILPTRQTLKAMVEKRYKETKDKTKAIVAKASACSLTSDMWTSINTDAYLAVTCHFIDETTSLQSVVLGVQHFPEAHTAANMASMKTSLMSEWGISEKVTCLVTDGAANMGACARELHMRHTICVAHTLNLLVKKALDQCPELFHIRTNCRKIVGYFKSSTTAKRRFDCF; this comes from the exons atggattccccttcactttttgtgttttcgggtcccttactgcggtacttctttgcattttgcattcgatttgaccgacgacgacgagcttctttttttgcgatggagttcaaggaaccagcaagaaagagaagatTCTCCCCTGTttgggagcactttgagcagatctcacctcagaag GTGAAGTGTCTGGTGTGTTCTAAGGTGCTtagttataataataacaacacctCAACTATGCTAAGGCACTTTAGAGTCTTGCACGGCAACGAGGAGACCAACCAGGCTGAACCCAGCTCAG cTGACAAGGTTGACTTGGCTGAGTTGTTGTTGGATATGGTGATTGAGGATTCCCAGCCGTTCACCTTGGTGGACGGCAGTGGATTCAAAAAGCTTATGAAAGCTTTAGCTCCTTCCTACATTCTACCAACACGGCAG ACTTTGAAAGCCATGGTGGAAAAAAGGTACAAGGAAACCAAGGATAAAACAAAAGCCATTGTGGCTAAAGCATCTGCATGTAGTTTGACATCAGATATGTGGACTTCCATCAATACTGATGCCTATCTAGCTGTGACATGTCACTTCATTGATGAAACCACGTCCCTCCAATCAGTTGTACTGGGGGTGCAGCATTTCCCTGAGGCACACACTGCAGCAAACATGGCTTCTATGAAAACTTCGCTAATGTCTGAGTGGGGTATCAGTGAAAAGGTGACATGTCTAGTGACTGATGGTGCAGCAAATATGGGAGCTTGTGCCAGAGAGCTTCATATGCGTCACACCATTTGTGTGGCACATACGCTAAATCTTTTGGTAAAAAAAGCTCTTGACCAATGCCCAGAATTATTCCACATCCGGACAAACTGTCGAAAGATAGTTGGTTATTTCAAGAGCAGCACTACAGCAAAG AGGAGATTCGACTGCTTCTAA
- the LOC144000804 gene encoding E3 SUMO-protein ligase ZBED1-like isoform X1, with protein sequence MDSPSLFVFSGPLLRYFFAFCIRFDRRRRASFFAMEFKEPARKRRFSPVWEHFEQISPQKVKCLVCSKVLSYNNNNTSTMLRHFRVLHGNEETNQAEPSSADKVDLAELLLDMVIEDSQPFTLVDGSGFKKLMKALAPSYILPTRQTLKAMVEKRYKETKDKTKAIVAKASACSLTSDMWTSINTDAYLAVTCHFIDETTSLQSVVLGVQHFPEAHTAANMASMKTSLMSEWGISEKVTCLVTDGAANMGACARELHMRHTICVAHTLNLLVKKALDQCPELFHIRTNCRKIVGYFKSSTTAKVSSLLVICNIFNCFLYTDLTLDFVVGETNSDASSNGPSGA encoded by the exons atggattccccttcactttttgtgttttcgggtcccttactgcggtacttctttgcattttgcattcgatttgaccgacgacgacgagcttctttttttgcgatggagttcaaggaaccagcaagaaagagaagatTCTCCCCTGTttgggagcactttgagcagatctcacctcagaag GTGAAGTGTCTGGTGTGTTCTAAGGTGCTtagttataataataacaacacctCAACTATGCTAAGGCACTTTAGAGTCTTGCACGGCAACGAGGAGACCAACCAGGCTGAACCCAGCTCAG cTGACAAGGTTGACTTGGCTGAGTTGTTGTTGGATATGGTGATTGAGGATTCCCAGCCGTTCACCTTGGTGGACGGCAGTGGATTCAAAAAGCTTATGAAAGCTTTAGCTCCTTCCTACATTCTACCAACACGGCAG ACTTTGAAAGCCATGGTGGAAAAAAGGTACAAGGAAACCAAGGATAAAACAAAAGCCATTGTGGCTAAAGCATCTGCATGTAGTTTGACATCAGATATGTGGACTTCCATCAATACTGATGCCTATCTAGCTGTGACATGTCACTTCATTGATGAAACCACGTCCCTCCAATCAGTTGTACTGGGGGTGCAGCATTTCCCTGAGGCACACACTGCAGCAAACATGGCTTCTATGAAAACTTCGCTAATGTCTGAGTGGGGTATCAGTGAAAAGGTGACATGTCTAGTGACTGATGGTGCAGCAAATATGGGAGCTTGTGCCAGAGAGCTTCATATGCGTCACACCATTTGTGTGGCACATACGCTAAATCTTTTGGTAAAAAAAGCTCTTGACCAATGCCCAGAATTATTCCACATCCGGACAAACTGTCGAAAGATAGTTGGTTATTTCAAGAGCAGCACTACAGCAAAGGTAAGCTCCTTACTTGTCATATGTAACATATTTAATTGTTTTCTATACACTGATTTGACTCTTGATTTTGTTGTCGGAGAGACTAACTCAGATGCAAGTTCAAATGGGCCTTCCGGTGCTTAA